ATTCCAACATTTTTTTCCGAGCTCCGTTTCATCCCTGTGCTGGTAAGCTCAGCGATCCCGTTTCCATACCGTCATTGATCTAGGTTCGTGGTAGAATGGTGGATCAAATCGTAAAATTCTGCAATTGGGTTCGCGAATTGCTAGAAATGAGAGAGTCTTATCGCATTTTTTCCGTTGGAAGGAGAATGAGAAGCGATTCTGTATTAACTACGGGTGATAAAAACTGTTGCTTTGTTGTTTTGGGTTTCCTTAAGATTTAAAGTTTTAGTCTTtgggtgatgatgatgaaactaTTCTCTATGCGATTATATTGTTTCTATTTGAGTTCAATTGTCTATTAAAGTTTGTTAATTTGAATTCCGTTTTTGTTGTGTGTTAAACAGGACACAGTGACCTCTCCCCTTGATGCAGTTTTGATTCTACAAAGCATCGGAGTTTATTTGGTTTCGTAAAGAGAAAAACTTGCATCAAGATTCTTTCAGCATCACAATGATGATGCATCCAGGCGGCAAGAAACTTCTGCTGCTTCtattcttatttgtttttgtatccATTGGGAACACTGACGCGAACTCTCAGTACGAGATCTCACATAAAGCAAGAACTGCTCCTCATGGAAACATGGGGCGAAACGTTATAATAGACGGAAGCGGTGTAGAGAAAACTTTACACGACATTGGAATGGGTGATAAGAGAGGCAGCCACAACAAAGTTTCAGTCTCGACAGTTGCGTTGTTCACCTTGGCAATGGCTGCTGCCACCGGGTTGGGTGCGGTTCCCTTCTTCTTTGTCGAGCTTGATCCTCAGTGGGCTGGAATATGTAATGGCATGGCGGCTGGTGTGATGTTGGCTGCTAGCTTTGATCTTGTAAAGGAGGGACAGGAGCATGGTTCTGGGAACTGGGTTGTTATTGGGATTCTAGCTGGTGCGTTGTTCATTTGGCTATGCAAGCAGGTAACTTTAAACTGCTTCTTTGGCTGCACAAGATCCAGTTACTGATTTGGATGATAGTTTGAACTAAAATCTCGTGTGTTAACATTTGACAGAAATCTATATTCTTGTAGTTTACTCTTATCAGTTAAGTTCGGATTCGGTTGGTCGGAATCTCGCCGAAGTGAACCGAAAAGAATTTCGCTTCggtttttggttagttcggttttaaaatttcctaccaaagtttttgttttttcagttAGTTCGGTTAAATTTCCGgtttaaattgaataaaattcaagaaaagTTGGTTAGTCTGGTTATTTCGGTTCAgattttggttagtttggtttggaatTTTGGTTAAGATTGGTGttgtttggttattttttttgtaaagaaaacCGAACTAACCGATTACCGAACCGAAAATCAAAATGATTTTAGTTGCCGAATTGAACCGAACCATCTTACAAACTCGCTTTACCTTTGGACAGTTTCTTGAACAATATGGTGAGGTTAGCATGCTGGATATCAAAGGTGCAGATGCAGCGAAAGTCGTTCTCGTCATAGGAATCATGACACTTCATTCTTTCGGGGAGGGATCAGGGGTTGGTGTATCCTTTGCTGGTTCAAAGGGTTTTAGTCAAGGGCTTCTAGTCACTTTAGCCATAGCCGTTCACAATATTCCAGAAGGGTTGGCTGTTAGCATGGTGTTGGCATCAAGGGGTGTCTCTCCACAAAATGCCATGCTCTGGAGTATAATCACATCTTTACCTCAGGTAATCGCTCTTTGATCTGATCTCTTTCTCTGCATAACAGATTACTGATTCTTGTTCTGTCTGTATTGTATACTATACCAGCCCATTGTTGCAGTGCCAGCTTTTCTATGTGCTGATGCGTTTAGTAAGTTCTTGCCTTTTTGCACTGGATTTGCTGCTGGGTGTATGATTTGGATGGTTATCGCTGAAGTGCTTCCTGATGCATTCAAGGTGAATTGCATATGGTCATTTATGAAACGTTGATGCTCATATTTCACCTTAGTGTACTGACTtgaactctcttctctcttaacTGCAACAGGAAGCGTCTCCGTCGCAAGTGGCATCTGCTGCCACAATATCAGTAGCATCCATGGAAGCTTTCAGCACTCTTTTCGAGAATTTCACACATGATTACAAGTAAAAAATGGAGTTCAAGTCATATAGTTATAAGCTGTTGTATCTCATGAGTTACAACTAATGCTTCATTTTTTTCTCCACTCTGCAGCTCAGAGGATGCCTCTGGCTTCTTTGTTTCGCTCCTCTTTGGTCTGGGACCATTGCTTGGAGGCGTGTTTCTGGTTGCATCGGCACTCACCTTCCGGTTACAGCACGCTCTCCTCATGGGAGTAGCCTCAGGAATAGCCTTCGTCCTCGGTATCTGGCGTCCGCTTCAACTCCTCCTATCCGCAAAAATGGGATTCATCCCTCTGGTTAGTCTCTACGCAGTTGGAGCCGTGCTGAGCCATTTCGCGAGCTTAACCATCCTGAACGTTACTTGTCGGAAAAAGTCCCGTGCCGGCAGTTTAATCACCACAGGGACCAATTTTCCGACCAGTGTGATAACGCTCCAATCGTTGTTAGCCTGTGGAGCGGTTGGGCTCCACGCGCTAGCCGAGGGGCTTGCACTTGGGGTCGCTGCACCGTCGGCTTATGGTCTCGGAAGACACATGGTGCTCCCGGTTTCCTTACACGGGCTCCCACGAGGGACAGCTGTTGCGAGCTGTGTCTTTGGAGCTACAGACAGTTGGCACGCAGCTCTTGCAGCAGCAGCTTTGATCGGGTTTGTGGGACCAGTATCAGCCATAGGATCTATACTAGCTGGGATAGATTACAGTGGACTGGATCACGTGATGATGGTTGCGTGCGGTGCGTTGCTGCCCAGCTTCTGGCAGGTGATTCTGAGAGCGGTGAGGCTGGAGAGAAAGAAAGGCATTGTGGGGATGGTGCTGGGAGTAGCGTGTGCCGTTGTGTGTCTGACTTTCACTAGACTTGTCTGCTTGCACACTCCTTACTGCAATTCTGCACCAGAGGCTGTTAGATGATTTGATTCATTGTGAACACATACACTTCCCTTTATCCTAtgttgtaaaatatatatacactcgTGATACAAACTTTGTCGGATTTTATTGTGAATGGAAAAGAGAGTGTACTGAATCAAGATTAGGCCCATCATCACTTACACGGTTACACCATCAACTTCATCCCATTTTAAGCATAAACCCATTTAGCCCTGGGCATCCGGTTCTGGTTTAATCTGTTGCGGTTTGGGGTAATAACTGTTTGTTTTATGCTATGTAGGCCTTAAGAAAGTCGGAAATATTTAAGTTTGAATGTGTTTAttatcttatattatttttgttcatCTTTTCGTTTGAatgatatcattttttttggtataagataactaataaattttattctaaaaGAGAGACAAATCTACTAATAAGAACTGCACGTATATATTGGCATACCTaaagatataataatattaataatagtttatttaattatatgaaaaaaccaattatagtttttctttcaattttgaGAAAGTATacaatgtttcaaaatataagataactaataaaaattttattctaaaagAGAGACAAATTTGCTGCTAAGAACGGCACGTATATTGGCAGGCCTaaagatataataatattaatagtttatttaattatatgaaaaccaattatagtttttctttCAATTTCGAGAAAGTATACaatctttcaaaataaattttattctaaaaGGAAGACAAATCTTCAGACAACAGCTAAAAACGGCACGTATATATTGAGAGGCCTaaagatataataatattaatagtttatttaattatatgaaAACCAATTGTAGTTTTTCTTTCAATGTTGAGAAGTATACAATGTTTCAAAATATGGCTGATCGATACATTGTTATTATTTGCCACAGTTCCAAAGATGCATACAATCTTTAAAAATTCTCTCAGCCGCTCTGATTAGGTTAGGTTCATTGTTCGATATAAAAAGACGACGTAAACAAACAGCCGCATTATCGTCGCTAAACGTCCTCTTACAACAAAACTCTCTGTCCCATGGTTTTTCCTGCCATGGTAGCGAGTTTAAAGGATTAAATATGCAACTTGGAAACACGCCTCCGCATTCGTTTGGAATTTCCACCCTCGCTTCAACGATTTTAATCAGAGCTGGAAATGATGACAAGAGAATGATGAAGGCAATGGGAATCAATGGGATGATCTTCATGATAGTAGCTTGTCAAAATTTCCAATAAAAACGTATGTATGTGCGGAAATAACGTGTGTTTTCTTCGTTTTCTTTTATGTCCTTTATATAAGAAATTGGAAACTATAATTAGTGGTGCCTAAATTGGTCCAAAAAGAGATACATGAAAATTTGAAAGTGGAGATCGCTTTCTACAAAGAAGGGAAGGATGCTAACTATGGtttctttaattaaaaaaatcctcATTCTATTTTTATAGGGGATGTCAGTGGATAGTGAATTTATAGTTATCTCttcatatttttagattttataatctagtgttattgggtaaatgattttaaatgatttattaaatttaatgttattggttattgtatttaaaatatttttaataaatgattttgaAGTCTAGTGATATTGGTTATTGTATTAACAACTTATGCAGTAAGGGAATTAGAAATCCATTGTTATTCAATTCATGGATATCTAAATACAACATTTAAAATCTTGTGTTATTCATGTTTGGTAAATTTTACGACATATTTGATTTGAAAGAGTTTAAATGAATTTTAATAACATTCTTTGTGTAAAAGATATCAAGCAGAATCTCATATCTTAAGGATAACATTTCATATGTAAGAAATATCAATCAAAATCTCACATTAATTTTGGACACCTACAGATATGGGTCCATATATATGTCTTATTTGTATGTTAAGAGAGAAGGATTATCTTTAGGATACAACTGAGTTTAGAAATTAGTCTGAATTTTTCTATAAGTCGGGGATATTCCGGTTAATAAAAGAAAACTCATATTTTACCTTCAGATTTTGTAAACACTTTTTATTTGACCAAAACCATCTAACTGGAAAAAATCTGAGGTTAACTAAAAACCATCTAATGgaccaaaatttttttatataaaacaaaaggaaTGAATCATATGTTATGTACCAAGAGAAAATGTTAACAGTTTTTCTATTATAAAGTTTACATCTTAAATCTGTAAAACTATAAAGTTTGCTTGTCACATTTCATTTAATCAGATTCTCAATGTGAGATTTTATCGTGAATGGAAAATAGAGTGTACTGAGTCAAGATTAAAACTAGAGGCCCATCATCACTTGCATCATCAACTCCATCCCATTTTACCCATAAACCCATTTAATTAGCATTCGGCATTTGATTCTAGAGGTTTAGGATCTATTCCGGTATTTAAAACAATTGGTTCGTATTTCcgattcggtttggttcggataaCAAAATTAGAAACTGGCTAATAACCGAGATAATTTCGGATCTCATTCGGTTTAGTTCTGGTTTTTTGCTTAATTCAAATTCAAAGTAAAAAAATCAGGTTTTTCAGATTAAATATCAGATATTTTAGGTTTCGGATAAAAATTTGGATAAAAAATATTCTGgtaatttatttttgagaaaaagacaaaaatagcactaaatcaagtttttgttcccaaactagcactcaagatcaaaagtcacaaaaataacacttaatgttttatcaaaagtcacaaacttggggtttagagttaaagggtggggtttaggatttagggtttagggtttagagtttagggtttagggtttagagtttagggtttagggtttagggtttagggtttagaatttaaggtttagggtttagggtttagagtttagggtttagggtttagagttgagaaatgaggttttggggataagatttcaaattttgaaaaataaaaaaattaaaattttcaaaggataaacttagaaaggtgctattttggttattttagtttttgagtgctatttttgtgatataaacttagaaatgtgctattttggagatttgccaattattttttggtattcaagtttataaataatattttaaattatttgattatttttaaaataaatataaatattacaagtatataaattatattataagaaTTTGGGTATATATTTAGTTTGTGGTTCGATTCCCTTCTTTGGATTTAAAGATATATGTTCCGCTTGGGTAATTGAGAGAATCTAAACCTGAACCAAACCATTTTTTCAGTTTAGTTCGGTTCCGGATAAATGTGCCAGAGtctaaattcattattaatcaACACCATGAAGATGGAAGATGCATCATTAGTTACGTCATTACATTTTCTCACTAAACTAATAATTTCTTATATGTTTACTTTGACCTATGATTTGTCTACCAACCAGCAGCAGCGTCACTACGTCATTTAGTACGTACATGGTATCTTTGTTAAACTACTCGTGACCTCGTACCGTCTATAAATACCACATTTCCGCATTATCTTCGAGGCTGAACGCTCTTGTCACCGGAAACCAAAGGAATCGGGTTTGTTTCCAAGTCTCATGTTTCTTCCGTTacaagcaacaacaacaatgaaTTTGCTTACACATGTATTAAAATCTTGGTGAACAATCTTTAGGCATGCTATATCGGAGGAGCTTGCAAGTCTTGGAGCACGAATCCACACATGTGCTAGAGACGAATCTCAGCTTAATCAGTGTTTGCAAGAATGGAAGATGAAAGGCTTTAACGTCACAGGCTCAGTCTGTAATATATCTTCTCGTGCTGATAGAGAGAAGCTGATGGAAGctgtttcttctctcttttatgGAACTCTCAACATCCTCGTAATGTCTTCTTTGACTTTTTCACCATCAACTCATGGACTAGAATTTTATACTGAGTATATGTGTCTAGATAAACAATGTAGGAACATGTGTGACAAAGCGAACAACTGAATACACAGCAGAAGATTTCTCGTATCAAATCTCAACAAACTTAGAGTCTTCATACCATTTGTGCCAGCTTGCTCATCCATCCACTGCTCAAAGCCTCTGGATCCGGGAGCATCGTTTTCATTTCCTCTGTTGCTGGAGTTGTATCTTGTAGCGTAGGATCTATCTATGGTGCAACCAAACGTGCTATAAGCCAGATGGCGAGGAACTTAGCTTGTGAATGAGTTGGTGACAACATAAGTGCTAACTATAGCTGTCAAATGGGCGGGCTGACCATTGGTTGCCCATATCCAAATATAAATGGGTCTAATTTGGTGAC
This region of Brassica napus cultivar Da-Ae chromosome C5, Da-Ae, whole genome shotgun sequence genomic DNA includes:
- the LOC106401543 gene encoding putative zinc transporter At3g08650 produces the protein MMMHPGGKKLLLLLFLFVFVSIGNTDANSQYEISHKARTAPHGNMGRNVIIDGSGVEKTLHDIGMGDKRGSHNKVSVSTVALFTLAMAAATGLGAVPFFFVELDPQWAGICNGMAAGVMLAASFDLVKEGQEHGSGNWVVIGILAGALFIWLCKQFLEQYGEVSMLDIKGADAAKVVLVIGIMTLHSFGEGSGVGVSFAGSKGFSQGLLVTLAIAVHNIPEGLAVSMVLASRGVSPQNAMLWSIITSLPQPIVAVPAFLCADAFSKFLPFCTGFAAGCMIWMVIAEVLPDAFKEASPSQVASAATISVASMEAFSTLFENFTHDYNSEDASGFFVSLLFGLGPLLGGVFLVASALTFRLQHALLMGVASGIAFVLGIWRPLQLLLSAKMGFIPLVSLYAVGAVLSHFASLTILNVTCRKKSRAGSLITTGTNFPTSVITLQSLLACGAVGLHALAEGLALGVAAPSAYGLGRHMVLPVSLHGLPRGTAVASCVFGATDSWHAALAAAALIGFVGPVSAIGSILAGIDYSGLDHVMMVACGALLPSFWQVILRAVRLERKKGIVGMVLGVACAVVCLTFTRLVCLHTPYCNSAPEAVR